From one Dermacentor silvarum isolate Dsil-2018 chromosome 3, BIME_Dsil_1.4, whole genome shotgun sequence genomic stretch:
- the LOC119444290 gene encoding solute carrier family 22 member 13 → MPAVPEWRLAPMQQLLAVLVACSNFFLALNTVGSAFILPGGLSFRCGNNSSGDPCDILRRGGCDRVEFEYSAVYGAHTAVNEFELVCDRRWLAASCQSLAMVGLALGALAFGRISDRSGRRVALLCGAGVHAVGSLAAALAPSAAVYALSRLVTSLGAASAPSLDVLLVESLVPALRSADSVAVSLGFSLGAICAAWLTPTLSSWRGLHALMLLYAAIVFACSRLLHESPRWLLSRGRLDDARAAVARTARFNGLPRGKVQMLVQGLASEERSAPATPLHHIVRSRNLRSYTAFMWFQAK, encoded by the exons ATGCCCGCCGTGCCTGAGTGGCGCCTGGCGCCTATGCAACAGCTACTCGCCGTCCTGGTCGCCTGCAGCAACTTCTTTCTGGCACTCAATACAGTTGGATCGGCATTCATCCTGCCCGGGGGTTTGTCCTTCAGATGTGGAAACAACTCGTCGGGGGATCCGTGCGACATCCTGCGGCGGGGCGGCTGCGACCGGGTGGAGTTCGAGTACTCGGCCGTCTACGGTGCCCACACGGCGGTGAACGAGTTCGAGCTGGTATGCGACCGGCGCTGGTTGGCCGCCTCGTGCCAGAGCCTGGCAATGGTCGGACTAGCGCTGGGCGCGCTCGCCTTCGGCCGCATCTCGGACCGCAGCGGCCGGCGCGTCGCACTGCTCTGCGGCGCCGGCGTGCACGCCGTCGGTAGCCTAGCCGCGGCGCTCGCTCCCAGCGCCGCGGTATACGCTCTCTCTCGGCTGGTCACCTCGCTGGGTGCAGCGTCGGCGCCCTCCCTGGACGTGTTGCTGGTGGAGTCGCTGGTGCCGGCACTGCGGAGTGCGGACAGCGTGGCAGTCTCGCTCGGCTTCTCGCTGGGCGCTATCTGTGCCGCCTGGCTCACCCCGACGCTGTCCAGCTGGCGCGGCCTGCATGCGCTCATGCTGCTCTATGCGGCCATCGTGTTCGCGTGCTCGCGCCTGCTGCACGAGTCGCCCCGCTGGCTGCTGAGCCGCGGGCGCCTCGACGACGCCCGCGCCGCCGTTGCCCGCACGGCTCGCTTCAACGGTCTGCCCCGCGGAAAGGTGCAGATGCTCGTGCAGGGTTTGGCCAGTGAGGAACGCAGTGCGCCAGCGACTCCACTTCACCACATCGTCCGTTCTCGAAATCTGCGTTCCTACACCGCCTTCATGTGGTTTCAG GCAAAGTAG